A DNA window from Zonotrichia albicollis isolate bZonAlb1 chromosome 2, bZonAlb1.hap1, whole genome shotgun sequence contains the following coding sequences:
- the EGFL6 gene encoding epidermal growth factor-like protein 6 isoform X1: MVAAPGSALLAALLAVGLAAAGSSRASGQLRAVGRPGVCHYGSRWDCCPGWRKNNKGHCEATCGHGCKYGECMGPNKCKCFPGFTGKTCNQDVNECGLNPRPCAHRCMNTHGSYKCYCLNGYMLMPDGTCASSRTWDMVNCQYGCEEVKGQVQCLCPSGGLQLGPNGRTCIDIDECSTGKAVCSYNRRCVNTFGSFYCKCQQGYELKYTGGRYSCADVNECVTNTHRCNLHAECLNTQGSFQCKCKQGYRGSGFDCAVIPEKSVKEIARSPGTAKDTIKKLLAQKHSVKKHETIENAIPEAAVTPPSETHLQLLDYEGAVDLGGSYSEEEKEIAAAAEEEAEESDEEEKEDFENQIDERSLRGDVFSPKVKEAAAFGPHLAQRKIPVSRPEQEVDCSFSRGVCDWKQDADDDFDWNPADRDRGDGYYMAVPAFVGHKNDMGRLKLLLTDLKPKSSYCLIFSYRLAGEKVGKLRVFLANKKTAPVWEENKGKDEKWRTGKIEIFQGAETTNSVTFESERGKGKTGEIGVDNVILISGPCPEDA, translated from the exons CTCGAGAGCTAGTGGgcagctgagggctgtgggCCGGCCTGGGGTGTGTCACTACGGCTCCAGGTGGGATTGCTGTCCTGGCTGGAGAAAGAACAACAAGGGCCACTGTGAAG CTACCTGTGGACATGGTTGCAAGTATGGCGAGTGCATGGGACCAAACAAATGCAAGTGTTTCCCTGGATTTACAGGGAAAACCTGTAATCAAG ATGTGAATGAATGTGGGCTGAATCCACGTCCCTGTGCGCACAGATGTATGAACACGCACGGCAGCTACAAGTGCTATTGCCTCAACGGGTACATGCTGATGCCAGATGGCACATGTGCAA GTTCTAGGACATGGGACATGGTGAATTGCCAATATGGATGTGAAGAAGTCAAAGGCCAGGTGCAGTGTCTCTGTCCATCAGGTGGCCTTCAGCTGGGACCAAATGGAAGGACATGCATTG ACATTGATGAATGCTCCACAGGCAAGGCTGTCTGCTCGTACAACCGCAGATGTGTCAACACATTTGGGAGCTTCTACTGCAAGTGCCAGCAGGGATATGAGCTGAAATACACTGGTGGCCGCTACAGCTGTGCAG ATGTAAATGAATGTGTGACAAATACACACAGGTGCAACCTCCATGCAGAGTGCCTCAATACCCAGGGATCCTTCCAGTGCAAATGCAAGCAGGGCTACCGAGGAAGTGGATTTGACTGTGCTG TTATCCCTGAAAAGTCAGTGAAGGAAATTGCAAGAAGCCCTGGAACAGCTAAGGACACAATTAAGAAACTTCTTGCACAAAAACACAGTGTGAAAAAGCATGAAACAATCGAGAATGCAATCCCAGAAGCAGCTGTGACCCCACCTTCTGAGACCCACTTGCAGTTGCTGGACTATGAAGGTGCTGTTGATCTTGGTGGGAGCTACAgtgaggaagagaaagaaattgcagctgctgcagaagagGAGGCTGAAGAGTCAGatgaagaggagaaggaagattTTGAAAATCAAATTGATGAGCGAAGCCTTAGAGGGGATGTCTTTT CTCCCaaggtaaaagaagcagctgcctttggccctcACCTGGCACAGAGGAAAATTCCAGTGTCGAGACCAGAGCAAGAAG ttgaTTGCAGCTTCAGTCGAGGAGTTTGTGACTGGAAACAAGATGCTGATGATGACTTTGACTGGAATCCTGCTGATCGAGATAGAG GTGATGGCTACTACATGGCAGTTCCAGCCTTTGTGGGGCACAAGAATGATATGGGGCGTTTAAAACTTCTCCTCACTGACCTCAAACCAAAGAGCAGCTACTGCCTGATTTTCAGTTATCGGCTTGCTGGTGAGAAAGTGGGAAAGCTAAGAGtgttcctggcaaacaaaaaaactGCTCCTGTCTGGGAagagaacaaaggaaaagaTGAAAAGTGGAGAACTGGAAAAATAGAGATATTTCAGGGGGCTGAAACAACCAACAGT